A genomic region of Alnus glutinosa chromosome 11, dhAlnGlut1.1, whole genome shotgun sequence contains the following coding sequences:
- the LOC133882149 gene encoding germin-like protein subfamily 1 member 7 — translation MKGVPNFVVTLSLMALACSVATAYDPAPLQDFCVAVNSSTQAVFVNGKFCKDPKLVNASDFFFQGLNIPRNTTNQLGSNVTLLTVDDIFGLNTLGMSIARLDFAPYGLNQPHIHPRASEILVVLQGTLYVGFVTSDNRLITKTLNAGDLFVFPIGLIHFQLNVRATNAVAFASLGSQNPGRTNIAENVFGANPPINPDVLTKAFQLDKNVVDSLQKKFAS, via the exons ATGAAAGGGGTTCCTAATTTCGTTGTAACTTTGTCACTGATGGCCTTGGCATGCTCCGTTGCCACTGCCTATGATCCGGCTCCTCTGCAAGACTTTTGTGTTGCTGTGAACAGTTCCACTCAGGCTG TATTTGTGAATGGAAAATTTTGCAAGGACCCAAAGCTTGTCAATGCTAGTGATTTCTTCTTTCAAGGACTAAACATTCCCAGAAACACTACAAATCAACTTGGGTCGAATGTCACTCTTTTGACTGTGGATGACATATTTGGCCTCAATACACTGGGTATGTCCATAGCTCGCTTAGACTTTGCACCGTACGGCCTAAATCAACCCCATATTCATCCTCGTGCCTCAGAGATTTTAGTAGTCTTACAGGGTACTTTGTACGTTGGCTTTGTCACATCGGATAACCGCCTCATCACCAAGACTCTAAACGCAGGAGACCTCTTCGTCTTCCCAATTGGTCTCATTCACTTCCAGCTTAATGTAAGAGCGACCAATGCTGTTGCTTTTGCCAGTCTTGGTAGCCAGAATCCTGGGCGCACCAACATAGCAGAGAATGTCTTTGGAGCCAATCCACCTATCAATCCGGATGTTCTCACCAAGGCCTTCCAATTGGACAAGAATGTGGTTGACTCTCTTCAGAAAAAATTCGCGAGTTAG